One window from the genome of Marispirochaeta aestuarii encodes:
- a CDS encoding LysR family transcriptional regulator, whose amino-acid sequence MNLYISKRHLEVFMEAARAGTMSAAADVLCITQPAVSQSIAELEQQLGVRLFDRVKRRLSLTYAGEVFLDHVRRINSIFLEAGFRMEAIAELREERLRIGASMTIGSFMLPERLRTFSAAYPGIRAALVVDNTARIREGLLNNQLDMAVVEGPLEHPDLITRFLSRDPLCVVCAADHPWNTRNRITGDEIAAENFIMREEGSGTRHIIEGLFNRYGIEHSVGHIINNIEGIKKAVAAGLGITVLPAIAVADEVRRGDLAVLEMEGVDLSREFRYALHKDKVRSPVLKVWIEHLKENSIPE is encoded by the coding sequence ATGAACTTATACATAAGCAAGCGTCATCTCGAGGTCTTTATGGAGGCAGCCAGGGCCGGAACCATGTCCGCCGCTGCTGATGTCCTGTGTATTACCCAGCCTGCGGTAAGCCAGAGCATAGCCGAGCTGGAACAGCAGCTGGGAGTCCGCCTGTTCGATCGCGTTAAGCGCCGACTCTCCCTGACCTATGCGGGGGAGGTCTTTCTTGACCATGTGCGCCGAATAAACTCCATCTTTCTGGAGGCCGGTTTTCGGATGGAAGCCATAGCCGAACTCCGGGAGGAGCGCCTCAGAATCGGGGCCAGCATGACCATCGGGAGTTTTATGCTCCCGGAAAGGCTCCGTACTTTTTCCGCCGCTTATCCGGGAATCAGGGCGGCCCTGGTGGTGGACAATACGGCACGGATACGGGAAGGACTTCTGAACAACCAGCTGGATATGGCTGTCGTCGAAGGGCCCCTGGAGCATCCCGACCTGATTACCCGCTTTCTTTCCCGTGACCCTCTCTGTGTAGTTTGTGCAGCTGATCACCCCTGGAACACCAGGAACAGGATTACAGGGGATGAGATTGCCGCAGAGAACTTTATCATGCGGGAAGAGGGGAGCGGTACCCGCCACATAATCGAAGGCCTTTTTAACCGCTACGGTATAGAGCATTCGGTTGGTCATATCATCAATAATATAGAAGGGATAAAGAAAGCCGTAGCTGCGGGACTGGGAATTACGGTACTTCCTGCCATCGCCGTGGCTGACGAAGTCCGCCGTGGTGATTTGGCTGTCCTGGAAATGGAAGGGGTCGATCTGAGCCGGGAATTCCGCTATGCCCTCCACAAGGACAAGGTGCGCTCTCCGGTACTGAAGGTCTGGATAGAGCACTTGAAGGAAAATTCAATCCCGGAATAG
- a CDS encoding ABC transporter permease: MKASRLVSVFAFPALLILFTAFPAVQELLLGSLFPGNEELIYPRSSLLQLLSTHLVLTAISTAAATAAGFLLGLFAYLEPSGAGRRSVAGLSGVAQTFPPAAVIALAVPALGFGAPPVLLALFLYGMLPVVVNTTKGFDSVSPRVLEAARGVGMNRIRQFSLVEFPLALPVILAGVRISAVINVGTAAIGAVAGAGGLGAPIIAGLVRFNPALVLQGALATALLALSIDAAFGLIADKTRT; this comes from the coding sequence ATGAAAGCGTCCAGGCTGGTATCGGTCTTCGCATTCCCCGCCCTGCTTATACTCTTTACCGCCTTTCCAGCGGTACAGGAGCTGCTTCTGGGAAGCCTCTTTCCCGGAAACGAGGAGCTGATCTACCCCCGATCTTCGCTGCTTCAGCTGCTAAGTACCCACCTTGTGCTAACCGCCATCTCGACCGCCGCGGCAACGGCCGCGGGTTTTCTGCTGGGTCTTTTCGCTTATTTAGAGCCCAGCGGAGCAGGACGCCGCAGCGTCGCGGGCCTCTCCGGGGTTGCCCAGACCTTTCCGCCGGCGGCGGTCATCGCCCTGGCTGTGCCTGCCCTGGGTTTCGGCGCACCCCCGGTGTTGCTGGCCCTCTTTCTGTACGGCATGCTGCCTGTGGTGGTCAATACCACCAAGGGCTTTGACAGCGTATCCCCACGGGTGCTGGAGGCTGCCAGGGGGGTGGGGATGAATCGCATCCGGCAGTTCAGCCTGGTGGAGTTTCCCCTGGCCCTTCCGGTAATTCTTGCGGGGGTACGGATATCCGCGGTCATCAATGTCGGCACCGCCGCCATCGGAGCTGTGGCCGGAGCCGGCGGACTGGGGGCCCCGATTATCGCAGGACTGGTGCGCTTTAATCCCGCCCTTGTCCTTCAGGGCGCCCTGGCAACAGCCCTGCTGGCTTTGAGTATAGATGCCGCCTTCGGACTGATTGCCGACAAAACCCGGACTTAG
- a CDS encoding ABC transporter ATP-binding protein, giving the protein MIRFEGIHKSYDEKQALAGVDIELPTGKISVIIGPSGCGKSTFLKLINRMIDPDDGQILIDGSPVLSRSPHQLRLGIGYVIQEIGLFPHFTVEENILIVPRLLKWPDRKKAERLGELMKLIGLSDGYRGKYPHELSGGEAQRVGVARALAADPEILLMDEPFGAVDPLNRSVLQDEFAAIQSKVQKTVVFVTHDIDEAVRLADHLVIMRDGKVVQAGAPEEILQKPAGRFVRDFIGADRAIKRLSLFSLRDIMQPVYPARVGEPVPPEARDKAYVWVVSREGYLNGWAELEGRKPAEELGAEEVTRVTAAELAVFETSSLRTALSRMMGQGIRNLPVLNREWQLVGQVNLRDIEQLAGSEGDLPRAEGVSAQ; this is encoded by the coding sequence ATGATACGCTTTGAAGGAATCCATAAATCCTACGATGAAAAGCAGGCCCTTGCGGGGGTGGACATTGAACTGCCCACGGGCAAAATCAGCGTCATAATAGGCCCTTCCGGCTGCGGCAAGTCCACCTTCCTCAAGCTGATAAACAGAATGATCGACCCCGATGACGGACAGATCCTGATTGACGGCAGCCCGGTCTTAAGCAGATCCCCCCACCAGCTTCGCCTGGGAATCGGCTATGTCATCCAGGAGATCGGTCTCTTTCCCCACTTTACCGTGGAAGAGAACATCCTCATCGTTCCACGGCTCCTGAAATGGCCTGACCGGAAAAAAGCCGAACGCCTTGGGGAGCTGATGAAGCTGATCGGCCTATCCGACGGGTACCGCGGAAAGTATCCCCATGAGCTCTCCGGCGGAGAGGCCCAGCGGGTGGGTGTTGCCAGGGCCCTGGCGGCGGACCCGGAGATCCTGCTGATGGACGAACCCTTCGGCGCCGTAGACCCCCTGAACCGTTCGGTCCTGCAGGATGAGTTCGCGGCGATCCAGTCCAAGGTGCAGAAAACTGTGGTCTTCGTAACCCACGATATCGACGAGGCTGTCCGGCTGGCGGACCACCTGGTAATCATGAGGGACGGAAAGGTCGTACAGGCCGGCGCACCGGAGGAGATTCTGCAGAAACCGGCAGGCCGTTTTGTACGGGATTTTATCGGTGCCGACCGGGCGATCAAACGGCTCTCTCTCTTCTCCCTCAGGGACATCATGCAGCCGGTCTATCCCGCCCGGGTCGGCGAGCCGGTTCCCCCGGAAGCCCGGGACAAGGCCTATGTCTGGGTTGTCAGCAGGGAAGGCTACCTGAACGGATGGGCGGAACTTGAGGGGAGAAAACCTGCAGAAGAGCTCGGAGCAGAGGAGGTTACCCGGGTAACCGCCGCGGAGCTTGCGGTTTTCGAGACCTCCAGCCTCAGGACCGCCCTTTCCAGGATGATGGGCCAGGGCATCCGCAATCTACCGGTCCTGAACCGGGAATGGCAGCTGGTGGGCCAGGTGAACCTCCGGGACATTGAACAGCTCGCGGGTTCAGAAGGCGACCTTCCCAGAGCCGAAGGGGTTTCAGCTCAATGA
- a CDS encoding ABC transporter permease, whose protein sequence is MGRRRITAGLTAAVIGIFTLLPFLGYSPNRVAEGVPVYIWEIHPALLLLPVGLAVLTLLSARPGLSWLELYVPALISAAALLVLSLSSGHIPPAEAATARMGGSWGLWGWILTGYIYGSSLKRSSSSLIMVLGVALFFLLSGALDVFGPVREFAVKEERFFSEVRAHLSLAGSATLIAALVAVPAGIAAHRLPAFSRPAFAGANIIQTLPSLALFGLMIAPLSWLSMRFPLLREMGIKGVGNFPALIALSGYAALPILRNTYTGLKVIPAGAVQAGRGMGMSPLRLLSLVELPLALPVLLGGLRIAFVQAIGNTTVAALIGAGGLGYFVFQGLGQAAPDLILLGVVPLIAITVGADKGLKLLEYLLTPKPFRRENDTL, encoded by the coding sequence GTGGGCCGCAGAAGAATAACCGCGGGACTGACCGCGGCTGTTATCGGCATATTTACACTGCTGCCTTTTCTGGGCTATTCCCCCAACCGGGTCGCAGAGGGTGTTCCGGTGTATATCTGGGAAATACATCCGGCCCTTCTGCTGCTTCCCGTCGGCCTTGCAGTGCTGACCCTTCTTTCTGCACGCCCCGGATTATCGTGGTTGGAACTCTACGTCCCGGCGCTCATCAGTGCCGCGGCCCTGCTGGTTCTCAGTCTGTCATCCGGACATATTCCCCCGGCGGAGGCCGCCACCGCCCGCATGGGTGGATCCTGGGGCCTTTGGGGCTGGATACTGACCGGGTATATCTACGGCAGTTCCCTCAAGCGTTCATCCTCAAGCCTTATAATGGTGCTCGGAGTGGCCCTGTTTTTTCTTCTGAGCGGAGCTCTGGATGTTTTCGGACCGGTCCGGGAGTTCGCGGTCAAGGAGGAACGCTTCTTTTCCGAGGTCCGGGCTCACCTCTCCCTGGCCGGAAGTGCAACCCTCATTGCAGCCCTTGTCGCCGTACCCGCAGGGATCGCCGCCCACCGGCTTCCCGCCTTTTCCAGGCCCGCTTTCGCCGGAGCAAATATAATCCAGACCCTGCCGAGCCTTGCCCTGTTCGGCCTCATGATAGCGCCCCTATCGTGGCTCTCCATGCGCTTTCCCCTTCTCCGGGAAATGGGAATAAAAGGGGTGGGGAACTTTCCCGCCCTGATCGCCCTGAGCGGATATGCTGCCCTTCCGATCCTGCGTAACACCTATACCGGTCTCAAGGTCATACCCGCAGGAGCAGTCCAGGCGGGCAGAGGTATGGGGATGAGTCCCCTGCGGCTCCTTTCTCTGGTTGAACTTCCTCTGGCTCTGCCGGTCCTGTTAGGCGGCCTGCGTATCGCCTTTGTTCAGGCCATCGGGAACACCACCGTGGCTGCCCTGATCGGAGCGGGGGGCCTTGGATATTTTGTATTTCAGGGCCTTGGACAGGCGGCGCCGGATCTGATTCTGCTGGGGGTCGTGCCGCTGATCGCCATAACAGTGGGGGCCGACAAGGGACTCAAACTGCTGGAATACCTGTTAACCCCGAAACCCTTCAGGAGAGAGAATGATACGCTTTGA
- the osmF gene encoding glycine betaine ABC transporter substrate-binding protein OsmF, producing MKRLTALILITLAVNTVFPAGGSEESQTAKGPITVASKIDTEGALLGNMIMKVLDENGFAVDNRTEFGPTDVVRKAIIAGEIDIYPEYTGNGGFFFSDTPSDVWKDREAGYELVKKLDLEQNNLVWLQPAPANNTWAIAIRRDIAEPNKLKSLEDLADYINSGGKFKIAGSEEFATRPDALPAFEKAYGFSLSEDQMLILSGGNTATTEQAASRGTSGVNAAMAYGTDGQLAALGLVVMEDSRGVQPVYEPAPIIRKEVLDRYPEIADLLNPVFGKLDLVTLQKLNAKIAVEGMSAETVAEEWLADSGLLK from the coding sequence ATGAAACGGTTAACAGCATTGATTTTAATTACCCTGGCTGTCAATACAGTATTTCCCGCCGGGGGGAGTGAAGAATCGCAGACCGCCAAAGGACCGATCACAGTTGCCTCGAAAATAGACACCGAAGGCGCACTGCTGGGGAACATGATCATGAAGGTCCTGGACGAGAACGGTTTCGCCGTGGACAACCGTACCGAGTTCGGTCCCACCGATGTGGTCCGCAAGGCGATTATTGCAGGGGAAATCGATATCTATCCGGAATATACCGGGAACGGGGGTTTCTTCTTTTCCGACACCCCCTCTGATGTCTGGAAGGACCGGGAAGCCGGTTATGAACTGGTAAAGAAACTCGACCTGGAACAGAACAATCTGGTATGGCTGCAGCCCGCGCCCGCCAACAATACCTGGGCCATCGCTATCCGCCGGGATATCGCAGAACCGAACAAGCTTAAAAGCCTGGAAGATCTGGCGGACTATATCAATTCCGGTGGGAAATTCAAGATAGCCGGCAGCGAAGAGTTTGCCACCAGACCGGATGCCCTGCCGGCCTTCGAGAAAGCCTACGGCTTCTCCCTTTCCGAGGATCAGATGCTGATTCTGTCGGGAGGCAATACCGCAACCACCGAACAGGCCGCAAGCAGGGGCACCAGCGGCGTCAACGCTGCCATGGCCTACGGTACCGACGGCCAGCTGGCGGCCCTGGGGCTCGTTGTAATGGAAGACTCCAGAGGGGTTCAGCCGGTATACGAACCCGCCCCGATTATCCGAAAGGAAGTACTGGACCGCTATCCTGAAATAGCCGATCTGCTGAACCCCGTCTTCGGCAAACTTGACCTGGTCACCCTGCAGAAGCTCAATGCCAAAATCGCCGTCGAAGGCATGAGCGCCGAGACTGTCGCAGAAGAGTGGCTTGCGGACTCCGGCCTGCTCAAATAA
- a CDS encoding pre-peptidase C-terminal domain-containing protein, translating to MKKLSISVLLLFVFFSGTVLVGQTGPSDTGSDPSHQALSWMVDEVAGMLVRELGGDGPAADIHVRGITMQDTPVLLGDYLAASLPVRMSRRSGHSISVYSRPGAGFYSISGKVFRIGDALDLFITLHDQDGRVVTGKELRLPLSPGLEELLVPANYGGGGDLYEPDSGSSPLVLSPGDVLDDRTLDPEGDRDWFAFTLPENAEPSILTVQSTGDLDTYIEVYRNGDLTDPVLENDDSDDQNARVSVDIAPGETIVIALRGYDDSETGSYKLISRFEEFGPDASEPNNRMEDALSLEIGGGEESFHIFPSGDLDWYRIQVPRTREEAYLNIETGGDLDTFMELYSADGDLLVSDDDGGGDVQARIAYGPVHGSETFFVKVRHYEQGGTGAYSLSADFFEPAYDEYEPDNGWEEASELELPGSGDTLSRNYLFSTPGDSDWVRFTLQKGQRLILRTEGAADTYLTLYDENRRILQESDDDGEEYNGRIEYSLAPGTYRLETRQYQEDAREGVDYRLLITAE from the coding sequence GTGAAAAAATTGTCTATTTCAGTTCTGCTGCTGTTCGTTTTTTTCTCCGGAACCGTGCTTGTGGGGCAGACCGGCCCGTCTGATACCGGCAGCGATCCGAGCCATCAGGCCCTGAGCTGGATGGTTGACGAAGTCGCAGGAATGCTTGTCCGGGAACTGGGTGGTGACGGTCCGGCGGCGGATATTCACGTGCGGGGGATCACCATGCAGGATACCCCGGTTCTGCTGGGGGACTACCTTGCAGCCTCCCTTCCAGTCAGAATGAGCAGGCGTTCCGGACACAGTATCTCAGTGTACAGTCGTCCCGGGGCGGGATTCTACAGCATATCCGGAAAGGTTTTCCGGATCGGGGATGCCCTGGATCTGTTCATCACGCTTCATGATCAGGATGGGAGGGTTGTCACCGGAAAAGAGCTGCGTCTTCCTCTTTCTCCCGGTCTTGAAGAGCTGCTGGTCCCGGCGAATTACGGGGGCGGCGGAGACCTGTACGAACCGGATTCCGGTTCGAGTCCCCTGGTATTGAGTCCGGGAGATGTTCTGGATGACAGGACCCTGGATCCGGAAGGGGACAGGGACTGGTTTGCCTTCACCCTGCCTGAAAACGCAGAGCCTTCAATTCTCACTGTCCAGAGCACCGGAGATCTCGATACCTATATCGAAGTCTACAGAAACGGAGACTTGACGGACCCAGTACTGGAAAACGACGATTCCGATGATCAGAACGCACGGGTTTCCGTGGATATAGCTCCCGGGGAGACCATAGTCATAGCCCTGAGGGGGTACGATGACTCGGAAACGGGTTCCTACAAACTTATCAGCCGCTTCGAGGAGTTCGGTCCCGATGCGAGCGAACCGAACAACCGTATGGAGGATGCCCTGTCCCTGGAAATCGGCGGCGGAGAGGAGTCTTTCCATATCTTTCCCTCCGGCGACCTGGACTGGTACAGAATACAAGTACCCCGCACCCGGGAAGAGGCGTATCTGAACATCGAAACCGGGGGGGACCTGGACACCTTTATGGAACTCTACAGCGCGGACGGGGATCTTCTTGTCTCCGACGATGACGGGGGAGGGGATGTTCAGGCCCGGATTGCCTATGGTCCTGTACACGGAAGCGAAACATTTTTTGTGAAGGTCCGGCACTACGAACAGGGCGGAACAGGGGCATACAGCCTCTCCGCCGATTTCTTTGAGCCTGCCTACGATGAGTATGAACCCGATAACGGCTGGGAAGAGGCCTCGGAGCTGGAACTCCCGGGATCCGGGGATACCCTGAGCCGGAACTACCTTTTTTCTACCCCCGGGGATTCGGACTGGGTCAGGTTCACCCTTCAAAAAGGTCAAAGACTCATTCTGAGAACCGAGGGGGCGGCGGATACCTATCTGACCCTCTACGATGAGAACCGTCGAATACTCCAGGAAAGTGACGACGACGGCGAGGAGTACAACGGCCGCATTGAGTACTCCCTTGCCCCCGGCACCTACCGGCTGGAGACCAGGCAGTATCAGGAAGATGCCCGTGAGGGTGTCGATTACCGGCTCCTGATTACCGCGGAATAG
- a CDS encoding Gfo/Idh/MocA family protein, protein MSELTWGVLSVSGHYRQRIQLPLRDSSLVKVAAIASRSRERAEAAAAEFGIPKAFASYEDLLADPEIRAVYIPLPNSMHAEWVRKAADAGKHILCEKPFTMNADETAAAVEYARSRGVKVMEAFMYRLHPQWKRVRDLVKVGEIGDVHGVNVFFSYNNQDPSNIRNRKEVGGGALYDIGCYAVSSSRFILDREPERVVSRIVRDPDFGTDILTSAIMDFGGPRATFTVGTQSAPFQRVDVLGSKGSLTVHLPFNMYPDVPAKITVTTSIGSRDILFPPRDQYAELFEQFSLAVLEDRPVPTPPQDAVENQKVLDAIFRSAETGQWETV, encoded by the coding sequence ATGTCAGAACTTACCTGGGGAGTCCTCTCGGTCTCCGGACATTATCGTCAGCGTATTCAGTTGCCCCTGCGGGATTCATCCCTGGTCAAGGTGGCGGCGATTGCTTCCCGTTCCAGGGAACGCGCAGAAGCGGCTGCGGCGGAATTCGGAATACCGAAGGCCTTTGCTTCCTATGAGGACCTTCTGGCGGATCCCGAAATCCGGGCGGTGTACATTCCCCTTCCGAACAGCATGCATGCCGAATGGGTCCGTAAAGCCGCCGACGCGGGGAAGCACATCCTCTGTGAAAAGCCCTTTACCATGAACGCCGACGAGACCGCTGCTGCCGTCGAGTATGCCCGGTCCAGGGGCGTCAAGGTTATGGAGGCCTTCATGTACCGCCTGCATCCCCAGTGGAAACGGGTGCGGGACCTGGTAAAGGTCGGTGAGATAGGCGATGTGCACGGTGTAAATGTCTTTTTCTCCTACAATAACCAGGACCCTTCGAATATCCGCAACCGGAAAGAGGTCGGCGGCGGGGCCCTGTACGACATCGGCTGCTACGCCGTAAGTTCCTCCCGCTTCATCCTGGACAGGGAACCGGAAAGAGTCGTAAGCCGGATAGTCCGGGACCCCGATTTCGGCACCGACATACTGACCTCCGCCATAATGGACTTCGGCGGCCCCCGGGCCACCTTTACAGTGGGCACCCAGTCAGCCCCCTTTCAGCGGGTCGACGTCCTCGGCTCAAAAGGCAGCCTGACAGTCCACCTGCCCTTCAACATGTACCCCGACGTCCCCGCGAAAATCACCGTAACAACCAGCATCGGCAGCAGGGACATCCTGTTTCCCCCGCGGGACCAGTACGCCGAACTCTTTGAGCAGTTTTCCCTGGCAGTCCTGGAGGATCGCCCCGTCCCCACCCCTCCCCAGGACGCGGTTGAGAACCAGAAGGTACTGGATGCGATCTTCCGGTCTGCAGAAACCGGCCAATGGGAAACGGTATAG
- a CDS encoding adenylyltransferase/cytidyltransferase family protein: protein MNRRVLVFGTFDLLHQGHRYFLTQARQFGDSLIAVVARDDFVQQRKGRPPIDPMEKRMEILRDSNLADEVYPADREIGSYHILKKTGPDVICLGYDQRELKSNLEEWLEIHHKPLEIHVLEPYNEHIYKTTLLRSQKNN, encoded by the coding sequence GTGAATAGACGAGTGCTGGTTTTCGGCACCTTTGATTTGCTTCATCAGGGACACCGCTATTTTCTCACCCAGGCCCGACAGTTCGGAGACAGCCTGATTGCCGTGGTCGCCAGGGACGACTTTGTACAGCAGCGGAAAGGCCGCCCGCCTATAGACCCCATGGAAAAGCGCATGGAGATTCTCCGGGATTCAAACCTGGCGGACGAGGTCTACCCGGCGGACAGGGAGATCGGAAGCTATCATATCCTCAAAAAAACCGGTCCCGATGTAATCTGCCTGGGCTATGACCAGCGGGAACTGAAGAGCAACCTGGAAGAGTGGCTGGAGATCCATCACAAACCGCTGGAGATCCATGTCCTCGAACCCTATAACGAACACATCTATAAAACGACCCTGCTCCGCTCGCAGAAGAACAACTGA
- a CDS encoding LysR family transcriptional regulator, translated as MDKTIDFEWYKVFYEVAHRGSVSGAAADLAVSQPAVSQSIRNLEQAFGTRLFHRRSRGVELTETGRKLYSYVRESYRLLKMGERAVLELLDLSATSLLIGAPEDLGSYLLTPLLTEFRRRYSAVALHARIRNSREIVQEIREGSLEAGFVSLPVDTEGLEVRELMDVEDVFAASPQFAELKDTKISAPELLKLPLAAPSEKSSPRSILNSFLQPPANWVPAYETDGPEGIRRFVSAGLGIGFLPRSILDLSAPEEDLFVLNLSGELPLRKVSFVYRRDVSPGGGLELMLDLIRNFQ; from the coding sequence ATGGATAAAACGATTGATTTCGAATGGTATAAGGTGTTCTATGAGGTGGCCCACCGGGGGAGTGTATCCGGCGCGGCGGCTGATCTTGCGGTGAGCCAGCCGGCGGTCAGTCAAAGTATCCGCAACCTTGAGCAGGCCTTCGGAACGCGGCTTTTCCATCGGCGTTCACGGGGAGTAGAGCTTACAGAAACTGGGAGGAAGCTCTACTCCTACGTGCGCGAATCCTACCGTCTTTTAAAGATGGGCGAGCGGGCCGTTCTTGAACTGCTGGATCTCTCCGCCACGAGTCTCCTTATCGGTGCACCCGAAGACCTGGGAAGCTATCTTCTAACACCTCTTCTTACGGAGTTCCGGCGGCGTTACTCCGCTGTGGCTCTTCATGCTAGAATCCGGAACAGCAGGGAAATCGTACAGGAAATACGGGAGGGGAGTCTGGAGGCCGGGTTTGTATCCCTTCCGGTGGACACGGAAGGGCTTGAAGTCAGAGAACTGATGGATGTGGAGGATGTCTTCGCAGCCAGTCCTCAGTTTGCCGAACTTAAGGATACGAAAATTTCCGCCCCGGAACTGCTGAAGTTACCCCTGGCTGCCCCCTCGGAGAAAAGCAGTCCCCGCAGTATTTTGAACAGTTTTCTGCAGCCTCCTGCGAACTGGGTTCCCGCGTATGAGACCGACGGGCCCGAGGGTATCCGCCGTTTTGTCTCCGCGGGCCTGGGTATCGGTTTTCTTCCCAGGAGCATCCTGGACCTGTCGGCTCCGGAGGAAGACCTCTTCGTGCTGAATCTTTCCGGAGAACTTCCCCTGCGGAAGGTCAGTTTCGTCTACCGCCGGGATGTTTCTCCCGGCGGAGGACTTGAACTGATGCTGGATCTCATCCGGAATTTTCAATAA
- a CDS encoding type II toxin-antitoxin system VapB family antitoxin: protein MRTNIVLDDELVREAFKYSDNIKTKRDLIQTALEEYVSIRKRKDLRELRGKITFQEDYDYKAMREGS from the coding sequence ATGAGGACAAACATTGTTCTGGACGATGAACTCGTAAGGGAAGCCTTTAAGTACTCGGATAATATAAAGACCAAGCGGGATCTGATTCAGACTGCCCTTGAGGAGTATGTAAGTATCCGTAAGCGCAAGGACCTGAGGGAGCTGCGGGGAAAGATCACTTTTCAGGAGGATTATGATTATAAGGCCATGAGGGAGGGATCGTGA
- the vapC gene encoding type II toxin-antitoxin system VapC family toxin, translating to MILVDTSVLIGYLKGSRGKTYDLLDEIIDREIPFGINYYIYQELLQGAKDETEYSRLQEYLGSLPFYHLKDGKLSFEKAARMYFICRRRGITVRSSIELLIAETAIENDLYLHHNDTDYIDIAGIFTELKLYSGTS from the coding sequence GTGATCCTGGTTGATACCTCGGTACTGATTGGTTACCTCAAAGGTTCAAGGGGTAAGACTTATGATCTGCTTGATGAAATTATCGACAGGGAGATACCCTTCGGAATCAACTACTATATCTACCAGGAGTTGCTTCAGGGAGCAAAGGATGAGACGGAATATTCCCGGTTACAGGAATATCTGGGGTCTCTGCCCTTTTATCATTTAAAGGACGGAAAACTCTCTTTCGAGAAAGCTGCCCGCATGTATTTTATATGCAGAAGAAGGGGTATTACTGTCCGGAGCAGCATTGAACTGTTGATAGCGGAAACGGCTATAGAAAACGATCTGTACCTGCATCACAATGATACTGACTATATTGATATTGCCGGTATTTTCACGGAGCTGAAATTATATTCGGGCACCTCTTAG